In one Heterodontus francisci isolate sHetFra1 chromosome 16, sHetFra1.hap1, whole genome shotgun sequence genomic region, the following are encoded:
- the LOC137378333 gene encoding mucin-2-like has product MEPSSSPVLGALTVSRRRSPHRLLYPEPSPSPVPRAFTVFRARSPHRLPCLEPKPSPVSGEPTSSRTPRPHQLPYPEPSPSTVPAALTVSNTRSPHRLQYPEPSTSPIPGAPTVSRTRSPHRLPYLQPSPSPVLGALTVSNTRSPHPLQYSESSPSPIPGVLTVSNTRSPHPLQYSESSPSPIPGVLTVSNTRIPHPLQYSESSPSPIPGVLTVSNNRSPHPLQYSESSPSPIPTALTVSHTRSPHHHPYMEPSPSPSHHRLPEPEPSLSPVFGAQTVSNPRSPHHLPYPESSPPAVHGALSVSRTQSVHRLPYPEPSPTPVPGAFTVPVPGAFTVSCTRSPHCLPYPGPSLSPVHGTLTVPVPRALSISHTLSPHRLQYPDPSLSPIPGALTISRTRSPHRLPYPEPSPSPIPGALTVSRTRSPHCLPYPEPSLSPVPGDLTVSNTQSPHHLQYPEPSPSPIPGALTISHTRSPYHLQYPEPSPSHIPGALTVSNTPSPHPLQYPEPSLSPTPKALTISNTQSPHRLEYPEPSLSPTPKALTSFHTRSPHRHQYLEPSPSPVSGALTVSNTRRLHRQPYTEPSLSPGTGALAVSRTRSPHRLPYTVSSQSPVPQAPTISGIRGPHRIQYPQPSPSPVLRVLTVSHTRSPHRQPYTEPSPSTGTGALALSRTRCPHSLPYPEPSPSLVPGALAVSRTQSRHCLPDTVSFKPPVPRALTVSRTRSPHRHPYAESSPSPVPGALTVSGTRSPHRLPYLEPSPSPVCGALTVTRNQRPHRLRYPEPKPSPIPGALTVSGTRRAHRLLYPEPSPSPVRAALTVTCTRNPHRFQYPEPKLSPVPGALTVSNNRSPHRLQYPEPSPSRITGALTISNTQHTHRLQYPESSPSPLPGALTVSNTQSPHRLPYSELSLSPTTKALTVTRTRSPHHLPYPEP; this is encoded by the exons ATGGAGCCCTCATCATCACCTGTACTCGGAGCCCTCACCGTTTCCCGTCGCCGGAGCCCGCACCGTCTCCTGtacccggagccctcaccgtcTCCCGTGCCCAGAGCCTTCACCGTCTTCCGTGCCCGGAGCCCTCACCGTCTCCCGTGCCTGGAGCCCAAACCGTCTCCAGTATCTGGAGAGCCCACCAGCTCCCGTACCCCGAGACCTCACCAGCTCCCGtacccggagccctcaccgtcTACCGTACCTGCagccctcaccgtctccaatacccgcagccctcaccgtctccaatacccggagccctcaacctctccaatacccggagcaccCACCGTCTCCCGTACACGGAGCCCTCACCGTCTACCGTACCTGCAGCCCTCACCGTCTCCTGTACTTGGagccctcaccgtctccaatacccggagccctcaccctCTCCAATACTCAGAATCCTCaccgtctccaatacccggagtcctcaccgtctccaatacccggagccctcaccctCTCCAATACTCAGAATCCTCaccgtctccaatacccggagtcctcaccgtCTCCAATACCCGGATCCCTCACCCTCTCCAATACTCAGAATCCTCaccgtctccaatacccggagtcctcaccgtctccaataaccgGAGCCCTCACCCTCTCCAATACTCAGAATCCTCACCGTCTCCAATACCCACAGCCCTCACCGTCTCCCATACACGGAGCCCTCACCATCACCCGTACATGGAGCCCTCACCGTCTCCG AGCCATCACCGTCTACCGgaaccggagccctcactgtctccggtATTCGGAGCCCAAACCGTCTCCAATCCTCGTAGCCCTCACCATCTCCCGTACCCGGAGTCCTCACCGCCTGCAGTACACGGAGCCCTCAGTGTCTCCCGAACCCAGAGCGTTCACCGTCTCCCATACCCGGAGCCCTCGCCAACTCCCGTACCCGGAGCTTTCACCGTCCCCGTACCCGGAGCCTTCACCGTCTCctgtacccggagtcctcactgtctaccGTACCCAGGGCCCTCACTGTCTCCCGTACATGGAACTCTCACCGTTCCCGTACCCCGAGCCCTCAGCATCTCCCATACCCTGAGTCCTCACCGTCTACAATACCCGgacccctcactgtctccaatacccggagccctcaccatcTCCCGTACCCGGAGCCCACACCGTCTCCCGtacccggagccctcaccatctccaatacccggagccctcaccgtctcccgtacacggagtcctcactgtctcccgtacccggagccctcactatcTCCAGTACCCGGAGACCTCaccgtctccaatacccagagccctcaccatctccaatacccggagccctcaccatcTCCCATACCCGGAGCCCTTACCATCTCCCATACCCGGAGCCCTTAccatctccaatacccggagccctcaccgtctcacatacccggagccctcaccgtTTCCAACACCCCGAGCCCTCAccctctccaatacccggagccctcactgtctccaacacccaaagccctcaccatctccaatacccagagccctcaccgtctcgaatacccagagccctcactgtctccaacacccaAAGCCCTCACCAGCTTCCATACACGGAGCCCACACCGTCACCAGTACTTGGAGCCCTCACCGTCTCCGGTATCAGGGGCCCTCACCGTCTCCAATACACGAAGACTTCACCGTCAACCGTACACAGAGCCTTCACTGTCTCCCGGAACCGGAGCACTCGCCGTCTCCCGCACCCGGAGCCCTCACCGTCTCCCGTACACGGTGTCCTCACAGTCTCCCGTACCCCAAGCCCCCACCATCTCCGGTATCCGGGGCCCTCACCGTATCCAATACCCACAGCCCTCACCATCACCCGTACTCAGAGTACTCACCGTCTCCCATACACGGAGCCCTCACCGTCAACCGTACACAGAGCCCTCACCGTCTACTGGAACCGGAGCCCTCGCCCTCTCCCGTACACGGTGTCCTCACAGTCTCCCGTACCCCGAACCCTCACCGTCTCTGGTACCCGGAGCCCTCGCCGTCTCCCGCACCCAGAGCCGTCACTGTCTCCCGGACACGGTGTCCTTTAAGCCTCCCGTACCCCGAGCCCTCACCGTCTCCCGtacccggagccctcaccgtcACCCGTATGCGGAGTCCTCACCGTCTCCCGTacctggagccctcactgtctctggTACCCGGAGTCCTCACCGTCTCCCGTACCTGGAGCCCTCACCGTCACCCGTATGCGGAGCACTCACCGTCACCCGGAACCAGAGACCTCACCGTCTCCGGTACCCGGAGCCCAAAccgtctccaatacctggagccctcactgtctccggtACCCGGAGAGCTCACCGTCTCCTGTACCCGGAGCCGTCACCATCTCCCGTACGTGCAGCCCTCACCGTCACCTGTACTCGGAACCCTCACCGTTTCCAGTACCCGGAGCCCAAACTGTCTCCTGTACCTGGagccctcaccgtctccaataaccgcagccctcaccgtctccaatacccggagccctcaccgtcTCGAATAACcggagccctcaccatctccaatacaCAGCACACTCACCGTctgcaatacccggagtcctcaccttCTCccttacccggagccctcactgtctccaacacccaaagccctcaccgtctcccgtactcggagctctcactgtctccaacaaccAAAGCCCTCACCGTCACCCGtacccggagccctcaccatcTCCCGTACCCGGAGCCCTAA
- the LOC137378332 gene encoding mucin-2-like, translating into MRSPHRLPYPEPSLSLVPGVLTVSHTRSTHRHPYAEHSPSPGTRDLTVSHTWSPHRLRYPEHKPSPIPGALTSSHSRRLHQLPYPEHSPSPVDGALTVTSTQSPHRFQYPEPKPSPLPGALNLSNTQSTHRLPYTEPSPSPVPAALTVTCTWSPHRLQYPEPSPSPISGALNLSNTWSPHHLEYPDPSPSPIPRNLTLSNTRSPHRLQYPEPSPSPIPGALTVSSIRGPYRLQYPQPSPSPIHGALTVTHTWSPHRLQYPGPLPSPIPTALTVTRTQSHHRLPHSEPSPSPGTGALTISRTWSPHRLPYPEPKPSPIPVALTVSGTRRAHQLPYPKPSTAPVPGVLTVSRTCSPHRHRYLEPKPSPIPAVLTGSRTRTPHRLRYPEPKPSPIPVALTVFRTWSPHRLQYPESSPAPVPKALNSSRTWSPHRLPYPEPKPSPIPVALTVFRTWSPHRLQYPESSPAPVPKALNSSRTRSPHRLPYLQSSPSPVPGALTISRARRLHRLPCPEPSPSPVPAALTVFLTCSPNHHLYLEPSPSLVTEAQTISNTWSLNRLPYLQPSPSPVLGALTISGTWSPNSLQFLERSPSPVPGALTVSSPRRAHQLPYPETSSAPIPGALTVSLTWSPHHHLYSEPSPFPVAGALTVSCTRSPHRLPCLEPSPSPVPAALTVSRAWSPNRLQYLESSPAPVPKALNSSRPRSPHRLPYLQPSPSPVPGDFTVYHARSPHHLPYLQPSPSSLPAALTITCTWSPHRLW; encoded by the coding sequence ATGCGGAGTCCTCACCGTCTCccgtacccggagccctcactgtctctggTACCCGGAGTCCTCACCGTCTCCCATACCCGGAGCACTCACCGTCACCCGTATGCGGAGCACTCACCGTCACCCGGAACCAGAGACCTCACCGTCTCCCATACCTGGAGCCCTCACCGTCTCCGGTACCCGGAGCACAAAccgtctccaatacctggagccctcaCCAGCTCCCATTCCCGGAGACTTCACCAGCTCCCGTACCCAGAGCACTCACCTTCTCCCGTAGACGGAGCCCTCACCGTCACCAGTACTCAGAGCCCTCACCGTTTCCAGTACCCAGAGCCCAAACCGTCTCCTCTACCTGGAGCCCTCAACCTCTCCAATACCCAGAGTACTCACCGTCTCCCGTACACGGAGCCCTCACCGTCTCCCGTACCTGCAGCCCTCACCGTCACCTGTACCTGGagccctcaccgtctccaatacccggagccctcaccatctccaatatcCGGAGCCCTCAACCTCTCCAATACCTGGAGTCCTCACCATCTCGAATACCCAGATCCCTCACCGTCTCCAATACCCAGAAACCTCAccctctccaatacccggagtcctcaccgtctccaatacccggagccctcaccgtctccaatacccggagccctcaccgtcTCCAGTATCCGGGGCCCTTACCGTCTCCAATACCCACaaccctcaccgtctcccataCACGGAGCCCTCACCGTCACCCATACATGGAGCCCTCACCGTCTCCAGTATCCGGGGCCCTTACCGTCTCCAATACCCACAGCCCTCACCGTCACCCGTACTCAGAGCCATCACCGTcttccacactcagagccctcaccgtCTCCTGGAACCGGAGCCCTCACCATCTCCCGTACCTGGAGCCCTCACCGTCTCCCGTACCCGGAGCCCAAACCGTCTCCAATACCCGTAGCCCTCACCGTCTCCGGTACCCGGAGAGCTCACCAGCTCCCGTACCCAAAGCCCTCAACAGCTCCCGTACCCGGAGTCCTCACCGTCTCCCGTACCTGCAGCCCTCACCGTCACCGGTACCTGGAGCCCAAACCGTCTCCAATACCTGCAGTCCTCACCGGCTCCCGTACCCGGACACCTCACAGGCTCCGGTACCCGGAGCCCAAACCGTCTCCAATACCCGTAGCCCTCACCGTCTTCCGTACCTGGAGCCCTCACCGTCTCCAGTACCCGGAGAGCTCACCAGCTCCCGTACCCAAAGCCCTCAACAGCTCCCGTACCTGGAGCCCTCACCGTCTCCCGTACCCGGAGCCCAAACCGTCTCCAATACCCGTAGCCCTCACCGTCTTCCGTACCTGGAGCCCTCACCGTCTCCAGTACCCGGAGAGCTCACCAGCTCCCGTACCCAAAGCCCTCAACAGCTCCCGtacccggagccctcaccgtcTCCCGTACCTGCAGTCCTCACCGTCCCCCGTACCTGGAGCCCTCACCATCTCCCGTGCCCGGAGACTTCACCGTCTACCATGCCCGGAGCCCTCACCATCTCCCGTACCTGCAGCCCTCACCGTCTTCCTTACCTGTAGCCCTAACCATCACCTGTACTTGGAGCCCTCACCGTCTCTGGTAACTGAAGCCCAAACCATCTCCAATACCTGGAGCCTAAACCGTCTCCCGTATCTGCAGCCCTCACCGTCACCTGTACTCGGAGCCCTCACCATCTCCGGTACCTGGAGCCCAAACAGTCTCCAATTCCTGGAGCGCTCACCGTCTCccgtacccggagccctcactgtctccagtccCCGGAGAGCTCACCAGCTCCCGTACCCGGAGACCTCATCAGCACCCATACCCGGAGCACTCACCGTCTCCCTTACATGGAGCCCTCACCATCACCTGTACTCGGAGCCCTCACCGTTTCCCGTCGCCGGAGCCCTCACCGTCTCCTGtacccggagccctcaccgtcTCCCGTGCCTGGAGCCTTCACCGTCTCCCGTGCCTGCAGCCCTCACCGTCTCCCGTGCCTGGAGCCCAAACCGTCTCCAGTATCTGGAGAGCTCACCAGCTCCTGTACCCAAAGCCCTCAACAGCTCCCGTCCCCGGAGCCCTCACCGTCTCCCGTACCTGCAGCCCTCACCATCTCCCGTGCCCGGAGACTTCACCGTCTACCATGCCCGGAGCCCTCACCATCTCCCGTACCTGCAGCCCTCACCGTCTTCCTTACCTGCAGCCCTAACCATCACCTGTACTTGGAGCCCTCACCGTCTCTGGTAA
- the LOC137378330 gene encoding uncharacterized protein codes for MDFQNALVEAFQKRIVQTGSNTYNTAEQAVLHSSENSYLEPSPSPIPGALTVSHPRSPHCLPSPEPSPSPIHGVVTVSLARSPHRLTHSEPSPSPIHGALTVSGIRNPNRLQYPKPSPSPVRRTLNIACTRSPHRLHYPQPSPSPVLRALTVTRTRSPHHLQYPQPSLSPIHGAITVSCTRSSHRSRTPSPHGLPYPESSLSHIPNALTVSHPRSPHHLPYTESSPSPVPGVLTVSLARSPHRLTHSEPSPSPVRRTLNIACTRSPHRLHYPKPSPSPVLRALTVTRTQSPHHLRYPQPSLSPIHGAITVSCTRSPHRLPYPELSPFPYPEPSWSPIPRVLTVSHTQRPHRLQYPKPSTSHIPGPLTDSHTRGPHRLTYSESSPSPVPEGLTVSNTQSPHQLLYPHPSRSHVLRALTISGTRSPHRLTNPEPSPSPIPRALTVSNTQSPHRLTNPEPSPSPIPGALTVSNTWSPHRLTNPEPSPSPIPRALTVSNSQSPHRLTNPEPSPSPIPGALTVSNTWSPHRLTNPEPSPSPIPRALTVSQTQNPHRLQYPESSPSPVPRTLTVSNTRSPHRLPCPEPSPSPIPGACTLSNTRSPHPLQ; via the exons atggatttccaaaatgcattagtgGAAG CTTTCCAAAAGCGGATTGTACAAACTGGGAGCAACACTTACAACACTGCTGAACAAGCAGTGCTGCATTCATCGGAGAATTCATACCTGGAGCCCTCACCGTCTCCCATCCCCGGAGCCCTCACCGTCTCCCatccccggagccctcactgtctcccatccCCGGAGCCCTCACCATCTCCCATACACGGAGTCGTCACCGTCTCACTTGCCAGGAGCCCTCACCGTCtcacacactcagagccctcaccgtCTCCCATACACGGAGCCCTCACCGTGTCCGGTATCCGGAACCCAAACCGTCTCCAATACCCAAAGCCCTCACCGTCACCCGTACGCAGAACCCTCAACATCGCCTGtacccggagccctcaccgtcTCCATTACCCACAGCCCTCACCGTCACCCGTACTCAGAGCCCTCACCGTCACCCGTACTCgtagccctcaccatctccagtaCCCGCAGCCCTCACTGTCACCCATACACGGAGCCATCACAGTCTCCTGTACCCGGAGCTCTCACCGTTCCCGTACCCCGAGCCCTCATGGTCTcccatacccagagtcctcactgtctcacaTACCCAACGCCCTCACCGTCTCCCATCCCCGGAGCCCTCACCATCTCCCATACACGGAGTCGTCACCGTCTCCCGTACCCGGAGTCCTCACCGTCTCACTTGCCAGGAGCCCTCACCGTCtcacacactcagagccctcaccgtCACCCGTACGCAGAACCCTCAACATCGCCTGtacccggagccctcaccgtcTCCATTACCCAAAGCCCTCACCGTCACCCGTACTCAGAGCCCTCACCGTCACCCGTACtcagagccctcaccatctccgGTACCCGCAGCCCTCACTGTCACCCATACACGGAGCCATCACAGTCTCCTGTACCCGGAGCCCCCACCGTCTCCCGTACCCGGAGCTCTCACCGTTCCCGTACCCCGAGCCCTCATGGTCTcccatacccagagtcctcactgtctcacaTACCCAACGCCCTCACCGTCTCCAATACCCGAAGCCCTCAACGTCTCACATACCTGGACCTCTCACTGATTCACATACCCGGGGTCCTCACCGTCTCACCTACTCGGAGTCTTCACCGTCTCCAGTACCCGAAGGCCTAaccgtctccaatacccagagccctcaccagCTCTTATACCCACATCCCTCACGGTCACACGTTCtcagagccctcaccatctccggtacccggagccctcaccgtcTCACAAACCCAGAGCCCTCACCGTCTCCAATTCCCAGagccctcaccgtctccaatacccagagcccacaCCGTCTCACAAACCCAGAACCCTCACCGTCTCCAATTCCCGGagccctcaccgtctccaatacctggagccctcaccgtctcacaaacccagaaccctcaccgtctccaatacccagagccctcaccgtCTCCAATTCCCAGAGCCCACACCGTCTCACAAACCCAGAACCCTCACCGTCTCCAATTCCCGGagccctcaccgtctccaatacctggagccctcaccgtctcacaaacccagaaccctcaccgtctccaatacccagagccctcaccgtCTCACAAACCCAGaaccctcaccgtctccaatacccggagtcctcaccgtCTCCCGTGCCCAGaaccctcaccgtctccaatacccggagtcctcaccgtCTCCCGTGCCCAGAACCCTCAccctctccaatacccggagcctgcaccctctccaatacccggagccctcaccctCTCCAATAG